The Triticum urartu cultivar G1812 chromosome 5, Tu2.1, whole genome shotgun sequence genome contains the following window.
TTCTACGTATGGAGGGATGCAAATTACAATCCAACTATTAATGCCAACTTGACAACCCCAGAAGGTCCCTATCTGACTATCTCCCTGCAGTCGGAACACATCACAAATCCTTTTAGCAGACACCATATCTAGTACTAGTATAGATAGACCTTAGCAGACTAGCAGTACCTCCACAGCTGATTCTCAACCTTAACTAGACTATTGTCAACATATATACAGAAAATATATCAAGAATTTCAGAACAGTTAAGATCAGGACAATGGGGCCATCAGTCCACTGACTAGCTAAGGGTATCAAGAAAAAACCTCCTGACTTTTCTTTTCTAAAATCTCATTGAGAAAGTTATACAGAAGAGTTTAGTTATGGGTTTTAATTCCTGGATTTCATCCACCAAGAAGGATTACGCATTTGGGCCAAATAGATTCACCCATGCTGTCCCAAAAGGTTACTGTCTAAACTCTAAAGAACAATCCTTCACCAACAAGTTATTATCCATAGTTCCATACAATATAAGCGTGTTCCTGTGTAATTTACTGGCAATACATGATATGCAGTGAAGCAAGATATTACCAGCATTTATAGCAGCATCTGTCTGTATGGCCCCACGAATCACCCTCCCATTGGGAGATGGTATCTCCCTCCCCAGTCCACTAACTACCTATAGGATACTTCAGATCACAATCAGATAATCAGAATACTTTGACATATCAAGGGAGCTTTAAAATTATTCAAAATTCCTGGGGTGCATCCATCTTGGAATGATGAACCTCCGGCAATTTAAGTAGTTGGTACTTAGCAAGGAAAATGGATAATTTTAAGGTGGCATTACCCCAGTAGTTAAGGTGTGTTCATATCCTAAAGGGTTCCCAATGGCAAAGCAGCTCTGCCCAACTCGTAAACCCTGTGACGTGCCAAGCAGAGCAGGCCTCAACTTATCACCATCAATATCAACCTGCAGAACAAATCTGACTTCAAAGAGTGCAACATGGAACCAAATTCATATCACTACAACTGCACTACTCCAGCCAAAAGAAGTACAATTGCAAACCTTCAGAACAGCAAGATCATATGTTGGATCATATCCTATTAGCCTCCCTTCCTTTGAGTAACTAGTGCCACTTGAATCCTCCAAGAACACCTACAAAACCATTAAACAATGGCTAAAAAAAGGCATATACAACAGTCTCTCTTCTCTCTCTAAAAAAGTCATAAAAGGCAGAACCGCAGAAGTACTATCTTTAATGACTAGACTGTAAGAACGGAAGGGAGAAACCTTGCAGCGATGAGACTCAGATCCATCCCCAGCTAATTTTGCAACCACATGGTAATTTGTCACCTGATGCACCAACATAAACAATCAATTAGAAATTTCAACAACAGATTAGATGATTCAAGATGAATAATATTCCCGCAGTGTGTTCTAGCGAAAGACAAACATTACGTAGAAGTTCCAAGACAGATAGTTACTGAAAAGTCTTGCGGTATAACATGATTAGAAGTATGGTTCTATCAAAGTTTTAAGAATCGATTTAAATTAGTGAAATGTATCTGGTTGGAGACATAAAAGTAAAGTAATAGTGGCATGCCAAACTTAGTCCAGAGATCAAAGGTTCTACACTCAATGTGAGTGAGTGCGTGAATCAACTCTGCGGGTTTGCATCAAACAATGCAAGCCTGCATCCGCACAAGCAAATAAAAACCCAGAGTAAGAAGACTACAACCGAAGACAAAAGCAAAAGGCTGCACAAGGGGGGAAATGCCACTGGAATTGCCAATTTTTGTACTTGTGCGGTACCAGATATCATTGAGATGTCAACCGAGCTCTAATTCTGTCACTAATTCGCATCAAACAGTAACCAAATCGCACGCACAACGTCCGACACTGTCTGCTCCCATTTTATCTGAAACTCATAAAACTGAACCCAAAAGGAAGGAAGATTAAGGCGCTCACAATGTGGCCCAGGGAGTCCCACACGAAGCCAGAGCCGGTCCCCTCCACCGTGGCGCCCCCCTCCTCGTCCTCCACCGGCTGCGCTCCCCCGCCGTCACGTCCCCGCCTCCGCGGCGGCGGGGCGACTAGGAGGTCCTTGATGAACACCACAGACGGCGTCGCCTCCTACATACAGTGACAGACAGAGAGAGGTATTTTGGGGTTTCGCGAAATGCTCTGGTGAAGCGGGGAACAGGAATTTGGGGATGGCGACCGTACCTCGAAGAGGCGGACGACGTGGGGCTCGTCGACGTCGTCCTCGGCGCGGGCGGGCAGCGGAGGGGGCGCGGCGACGGTGGCGAGCAGGAGGAGCGCGGCGGCGGTGCCGCGGCGGGTGGGGGAAGGGGCTGGGAGGTGTGGGGTCCGGCGCGTAGGCGGGGGCGGGGGTGGGGctgggcggaggaggaggcggagcagCGGCTGGAGCGCCATGTCGCGTCGAGGGGAGAGGCGCTCGTTCGTTCGCTCCAAGCGCGCCCGCTATCTGATGCGTGGGGCCGGGAGTGAAGCGAACGCGGTCAACGTCTGTTTACGCCTTCCTAGTCGGAAAGCGGGCATGACCCACGTGAACCTCTTCGACTAAACTATTGCTCTTTCTCTTCTGCAACCTCTTCGACTaaactattgctcttgcatcaccaCATCTTTTTTATTATTCAAAAAAAAAACAGGCATGTGTTTCACTCCTGCAGCCTCTTGGACTAAACTTCTATGTTGGAGAAAAGCTTCCATCGTCCATGGAAATAAGCAC
Protein-coding sequences here:
- the LOC125507701 gene encoding protease Do-like 5, chloroplastic; its protein translation is MALQPLLRLLLRPAPPPPPPTRRTPHLPAPSPTRRGTAAALLLLATVAAPPPLPARAEDDVDEPHVVRLFEEATPSVVFIKDLLVAPPPRRRGRDGGGAQPVEDEEGGATVEGTGSGFVWDSLGHIVTNYHVVAKLAGDGSESHRCKVFLEDSSGTSYSKEGRLIGYDPTYDLAVLKVDIDGDKLRPALLGTSQGLRVGQSCFAIGNPLGYEHTLTTGVVSGLGREIPSPNGRVIRGAIQTDAAINAGNSGGPLIDSYGHVIGVNTATFTRKGSGISSGVNFAIPIDTVVRSVPNLIVYGTDVSNRFY